A region from the Salvia splendens isolate huo1 chromosome 15, SspV2, whole genome shotgun sequence genome encodes:
- the LOC121766554 gene encoding protein Brevis radix-like 1 yields the protein MLTCITCSKQRVEDEEDAPRGTPNTKDAVKSVANQIKDMALKVSGTSKGKPCGTSSSFKVGQRSYPEFETSSEGVPYPYFQPGSSSTPAWHFMNAGGGSAAPRDSAYTAFGGDDMTPNRISSRFDDMGLGEEDGPKEWMAQVEPGVQITFVTLPRGGNDLKRIRFSREMFDKSQAQRWWSENFDRIMELYNVQKFNQQALNTPGRSECGRDSTYSRLGSVRESPRMTSASMNREWQPRYSNYYNGGGQSSYAMEGSRDTTASRDEDAVSISNASEVEGEWIEEDEPGVYITIRQLVDGTRELRRVRFSRERFGEVHAKQWWDTNRDRIQAQYLS from the exons atgttgacATGCATAACTTGCTCGAAACAAAGAGTGGAAGACGAAGAAGATGCCCCGCGTGGGACTCCCAATACAAAAGACGCCGTCAAAAGCGTCGCCAACCAG ATCAAGGACATGGCACTAAAAGTATCAGGAACAAGCAAAGGAAAACCATGTGGGACAAGCAGCAGCTTCAAGGTAGGACAAAGATCATATCCCGAATTCGAAACATCATCGGAGGGAGTCCCTTATCCCTACTTCCAACCCGGAAGCTCGAGCACGCCAGCCTGGCACTTCATGAACGCCGGGGGTGGCAGTGCCGCCCCCCGCGACTCTGCATACACAGCCTTCGGTGGCGATGACATGACCCCGAACCGCATCTCATCCCGGTTCGACGACATGGGGCTGGGAGAGGAAGACGGCCCCAAGGAATGGATGGCACAGGTCGAGCCTGGCGTCCAAATCACCTTCGTCACCCTCCCCCGCGGTGGGAATGACCTCAAACGCATCCGTTTCAG CCGGGAGATGTTCGACAAGTCCCAAGCTCAGAGGTGGTGGAGTGAGAACTTTGACAGAATAATGGAGCTATACAATGTCCAGAAATTCAACCAGCAGGCATTGAACACTCCAGGCAGATCTGAGTGTGGA AGAGATTCAACTTACTCGAGGCTAGGATCAGTGAGAGAGAGCCCGCGAATGACTTCAGCATCAATGAACAGAGAGTGGCAGCCGAGGTACAGCAACTACTACAACGGTGGAGGGCAGAGCTCATACGCGATGGAGGGGTCGCGGGACACCACAGCGTCCCGGGACGAGGATGCAGTCTCCATCAGCAATGCTAGTGAAGTTGAAGGAGAGTGGATCGAGGAAGACGAACCGGGCGTATACATCACCATCAGACAGCTTGTTGATGGTACGAGGGAGCTTCGTCGTGTCAGATTCAG TCGGGAGCGATTTGGGGAGGTGCATGCTAAGCAATGGTGGGACACTAATAGGGATAGGATACAAGCTCAATATCTTTCCTAG
- the LOC121769092 gene encoding cyclin-dependent kinase F-4-like yields the protein MERFSIIKEVGNGSFGSVWRALSKQSGEVVAIKKMKKKYYSWEECINLREVKSLKKMNHPNIVKLKEVIRENDVLYFVFEYMEFNLYQLMKDRLKLFSEVEVRNWCFQVFQGLASVHQRGFFHRDLKPENLLVSKDVIKVADFGLAREINSLPPFTDYVSTRWYRAPEVLLQSSVYGPPVDMWAMGAIMAELFTLRPLFPGTSEADEIYKICSVIGSPTYNEWAEGLRLASTINYQFLQVAGVDLSTLIPGVSGDAINLISSLCSWDPCKRPTAMEALQHPFFQSCFYVPPSLRSKTALVKTPPVETSGVLEQSTRKYPGRLSNPKPMKNVNFTKSKASLSPSVQRKLDLNDLDTTRNGKSQPSNVKQQPKYRPPGMNGPPGMLGKTRRVSDVAEKFSNMTVSSNRAIAKGSVGQPMKSGGWHGQSDMFSRRSQEFLPGRSYSKKVAG from the exons ATGGAAAG ATTCAGTATCATAAAAGAAGTTGGTAATGGTTCTTTTGGAAGTGTTTGGAGAGCTCTAAGCAAGCAGTCTGGTGAAGTG GTTgcgataaaaaaaatgaagaagaaatatTATTCATGGGAAGAATGCATAAATCTGAGAGAAGTCAAG TCACTGAAGAAAATGAACCATCCAAATATAGTGAAGCTGAAGGAAGTGATTAGGGAGAATGATGTGTTGTACTTTGTCTTTGAGTACATG GAATTCAATCTTTACCAGCTTATGAAGGACAGATTAAAACTTTTCTCTGAAGTAGAAGTGAGAAACTGGTGCTTCCAAGTGTTTCAAGGTCTTGCATCTGTACACCAAAGAGGATTCTTCCATCGTGACCTCAAACCAG AGAATCTGCTAGTATCGAAGGATGTCATCAAGGTTGCTGATTTCGGTCTTGCTCGCGAGATTAATTCTCTGCCTCCATTCACTGACTATGTCTCAACTCGCTG GTATCGAGCCCCTGAAGTCCTGCTCCAGTCATCAGTATATGGTCCTCCAGTTG ACATGTGGGCTATGGGTGCAATCATGGCTGAGTTATTCACACTCCGTCCGCTGTTTCCTGGCACAAG TGAGGCAGATGAGATCTACAAGATATGTTCTGTGATTGGCAGCCCAACATATAATGAATGGGCTGAGGGGCTTAGACTTGCTAGCACTATCAATTACCAATTTCTGCAA GTTGCTGGAGTTGATCTATCCACGCTTATTCCAGGTGTTAGTGGAGATGCAATTAATCTTATTTCT TCCCTGTGTTCATGGGATCCATGCAAGAGGCCGACAGCCATGGAGGCCCTTCAACATCCCTTTTTCCAG AGCTGCTTTTACGTTCCACCATCATTACGTTCTAAAACGGCTCTGGTGAAAACACCTCCGG TTGAAACCAGTGGAGTCTTGGAACAAAGTACTAGGAAATATCCAGGAAGATTATCGAACCCAAAGCCCATGAAAAATGTCAATTTCACCAAATCAAAAGCATCCTTGAGCCCAA GTGTGCAAAGAAAGTTGGACTTGAACGATCTG GATACCACTAGAAATGGTAAAAGCCAGCCGAGCAATGTGAAGCAGCAGCCCAAGTATCGTCCACCTGGAATGAATGGCCCAC CCGGTATGTTAGGAAAGACGCGGCGAGTGTCAGATGTGGCGGAGAAGTTCTCAAACATGACAGTTAGCTCTAATAGAGCAATAGCAAAGGGGTCAGTTGGTCAACCTATGAAGTCTGGGGGATGGCATGGGCAATCTGATATGTTTTCAAGACGTTCACAGGAGTTTCTCCCAGGAAGATCGTATTCGAAGAAGGTGGCCGGATAA
- the LOC121769551 gene encoding probable methyltransferase PMT20, whose translation MKPEEGKPNQPDRHSRKVSTALVLIVLSGISFYLGGMGCSQKYRYGMPDIGNVIQSSKPEAIVPLQIKAVTFPECESSFQDYTPCTDPKRWKRYQRPRLSFLERHCPPLAERNECLVPPPDGYKSPIKWPKSRAECWYRNVPYDWINKQKSNQHWLRKEGEKFFFPGGGTMFPKGVSHYVDLMQDLIPAMKDGTIRTAIDTGCGVASWGGDLLDRGILAVSLAPRDNHQAQVQFALERGIPAMLGIISTQRLPFPSNSFDMAHCSRCLIPWTEYGGIYLLEIHRILRPGGFWVLSGPPINYRRRSRGWNSTIEEQETNFHQLQELLTSMCFKLYDQKGDIAVWQKLSNNTCYKKLDAPNNYPRKCDDGTEPDSAWYTPMRPCLVAPDQKHKAIALGSLMKWPKRLHAYPERMGDVRRGSISAFKHDKSKWEMRVKHYKKLLPLLGTNKIRNVMDMNTVYGGFGAALIDDPIWVMNIVSSYSTNTLPVVYDRGLIGTYHDWCEAFSTYPRTYDLLHLDGLFTAESQRCEMKYVLLEMDRILRPNGFAIIRESAYFVDAITTIGKGMRWGCRKENNERGDVNEKILVCQKKLWQSSIKSSR comes from the exons ATGAAACCTGAAGAGGGAAAACCTAATCAACCCGATAGGCATTCTAGGAAGGTATCAACGGCACTAGTTCTCATTGTGCTGAGTGGAATATCTTTCTATCTTGGTGGGATGGGTTGTTCACAAAAGTACAGATATGGGATGCCGGATATTGGCAATGTGATTCAATCTTCGAAACCTGAAGCTATTGTGCCTCTCCAAATCAAAGCTGTTACATTTCCTGAATGTGAATCGAGTTTTCAGGACTACACACCATGCACTGATCCTAAG AGGTGGAAGCGATACCAACGCCCTCGTCTCTCGTTTCTGGAGCGCCATTGCCCTCCGTTGGCGGAGAGGAACGAGTGCTTAGTTCCCCCACCTGATGGTTACAAGTCGCCAATAAAGTGGCCAAAGAGCAGGGCTGAATGTTGGTACAG GAATGTTCCATATGATTGgattaataaacaaaaatcGAATCAACATTGGCTGAGGAAAGAAGGGGAGAAGTTTTTTTTCCCCGGAGGTGGTACTATGTTCCCAAAAGGTGTTAGTCACTATGTTGATTTGATGCAAGATTTGATTCCAGCAATGAAGGATGGGACTATCCGGACAGCCATTGATACAGGATGTGGG GTGGCTAGTTGGGGAGGAGATTTGCTAGACcgtgggattttggcagtctcTCTTGCGCCAAGGGATAACCACCAGGCTCAAGTTCAATTTGCGCTAGAACGTGGAATCCCTGCAATGCTGGGAATTATCTCAACACAGCGACTTCCTTTCCCTTCAAACTCATTTGACATGGCACATTGCTCGAGATGCCTTATTCCGTGGACTGAATATG GTGGAATATATCTTCTAGAAATACATCGTATTCTTCGCCCTGGGGGTTTCTGGGTGCTCTCTGGCCCACCAATAAACTATCGGAGACGATCAAGGGGATGGAATTCAACTATTGAAGAGCAGGAAACAAATTTCCATCAACTGCAAGAGTTGCTGACCTCAATGTGTTTCAAATTGTATGATCAGAAAGGCGATATCGCTGTCTGGCAGAAACTATCGAATAACACTTGCTATAAGAAGCTCGATGCCCCAAATAACTACCCTCGAAAGTGTGATGATGGCACTGAACCCGATTCAGCCTGGTACACCCCAATGAGGCCTTGTCTTGTAGCACCTGATCAAAAGCACAAGGCAATAGCATTGGGCTCATTAATGAAATGGCCCAAGCGCTTGCATGCTTATCCAGAGCGCATGGGAGATGTTCGTCGTGGAAGTATTTCTGCTTTCAAGCACGATAAGAGCAAGTGGGAGATGCGGGTGAAGCACTACAAGAAGCTGCTCCCTTTGTTAGGAACCAATAAAATCAGAAATGTCATGGACATGAACACTGTGTATGGAGGTTTTGGTGCTGCATTGATTGATGATCCCATATGGGTTATGAACATCGTTTCCTCATACTCGACAAACACACTACCGGTGGTCTACGACCGTGGCCTCATCGGAACCTATCACGACTG GTGTGAGGCTTTCTCCACGTACCCTCGAACATACGACCTCCTCCATCTAGACGGCCTCTTCACTGCTGAAAGCCAAAG GTGTGAGATGAAGTATGTCCTACTGGAGATGGACCGCATTCTCCGGCCGAATGGGTTCGCCATAATCCGGGAGTCGGCTTATTTTGTGGACGCCATCACCACCATCGGCAAAGGGATGAGATGGGGTTGCCGGAAGGAAAACAATGAACGCGGCGACGTAAATGAGAAGATATTGGTGTGCCAGAAGAAACTGTGGCAGTCCTCCATCAAAAGTTCTAGGTAA